In the Nerophis ophidion isolate RoL-2023_Sa linkage group LG01, RoL_Noph_v1.0, whole genome shotgun sequence genome, one interval contains:
- the atoh1a gene encoding protein atonal homolog 1a has protein sequence MDVLGVADWCGSEDQDPRVWLAPTQASGTCEARNSPADYPDHSPCSSAGSFHESDSSIQLSPPSYRKAPASPSRSSTLKVRDLCRLQGIVVSGAEEDAPQRAPASKPGTGVQRQRRVAANARERRRMHGLNHAFDALRSVIPALDDDKKLSKYDTLQMAQIYINALAELLQGPASPCKGEGTNPGPEGHLAAHIDAISLGADVSSSPSSSSSTPGPRLESPRSDGEFSPHSHFSDSDEMLVELQSSEDDELAELNLPTQHMMSF, from the exons atggacGTCCTCGGCGTGGCAGACTGGTGCGGTAGTGAGGACCAAGACCCACGCGTCTGGCTCGCTCCCACGCAGGCTTCTGGCACCTGCGAGGCACGCAACTCTCCCGCGGACTACCCGGACCACTCGCCCTGCTCCAGCGCGGGATCTTTCCACG AGAGCGACTCCTCGATTCAACTCAGCCCTCCGAGCTACAGGAAAGCACCCGCGAGTCCGTCCCGCTCCTCCACGCTCAAAGTCCGGGACCTGTGCCGCCTGCAGGGCATCGTGGTCAGCGGGGCCGAGGAGGATGCGCCGCAGCGCGCCCCCGCGAGCAAGCCCGGCACCGGCGTGCAGAGGCAGAGGCGCGTGGCCGCCAACGCCCGGGAGAGGCGACGCATGCACGGCTTGAACCACGCCTTCGACGCGCTCCGCAGCGTCATCCCGGCCCTGGACGACGACAAGAAACTGTCCAAGTATGACACCCTGCAGATGGCGCAGATTTACATCAACGCGCTGGCGGAGCTCCTGCAAGGCCCCGCTTCGCCCTGCAAGGGTGAGGGGACTAACCCGGGGCCAGAGGGCCACCTGGCCGCGCACATTGACGCCATATCTCTGGGAGCGGACGTCTCCTCCTCGCCCTCGTCGTCCTCCAGCACCCCGGGTCCGCGGTTGGAGTCGCCCCGCAGCGACGGAGAGTTTTCCCCGCACTCCCACTTCAGTGACTCGGACGAGATGCTGGTGGAGCTCCAGTCCAGTGAGGACGACGAGCTCGCTGAGCTGAACTTGCCCACTCAGCACATGATGTcgttctaa